acaggaataaattatattttaaaatatgttaaattgtaataatacttcacaatattactgtttgtcctgtatttttttttattttattaatacaaccttggtaagcagaagagacttctttaaaaaaaaaaaaaaaaaaaaaaaaaaaaaaaaaaaaaaaaaaaaaaaaaaaataataataataataatcttcaccTACCATACGGTGAACTTGATTGTATTGTTGCCTAGAAACAAGGACAGGTCATCTGCCATCTGCTTTGGGTTCTTCTTATTGGCCACCATGACCATGATGTAATCCGGAAGCTCCTCGTCTGACGGAGACACACAGTAACATGTTTAATCTGATCTGAACACAGCCAGTGAACCATCATATTAATGCAGAAATCGTTTAATAGAGATCCTGTTTCCCATACATCATTTAGACATGCATGAAAACGGAAGAATTTTcttctaatttaaattaactctgaataataataataataataataataataataactaatttgtataattatttcttattgttttaatataattgctgcttttttaaatttactcTGCATTGTTActatacttaaaggaatagtataacccccccaaaaatataaaaaataaataaataaataaattaaacttcacTCTTCATCCTCAGTCTATCCAAGatgttttttcaagtttgtctcttcatcagatttggagaaatgtagcattccatcacttgctcaccagtggatcctctgcagtgaatgggtgccgtcagaatgagagttcaaacagctgataaaaacatcacaataatccacaagtaatccacaccactccagtccatcagtttacaTCTTGAGAAttgaaaaactgtgtgtttgttagaGACAAACCCATCAATaagaagtttttaacttcaaacatttgcttctggctaaaatatgagtcatctATCCATAACATTGGTTAATCCAGCTTTTCAATGCACAAGAACTTTTCacatgatgttaattgatggactggagtggtgtggatcactGAGagggttttatcagctgtttggtctttaattatgacggcacccattcacttcagaggaccCATTGGTGAACAACTGACGGAATGCTAAAtctctcaaaatctgttctgatgaacacaCAGACTTATCTATATCTTGTATGGCCTGagagtgaatacattttcatcaaaatttgaattaaatcacAGCTAACACTGCACAATATCTTGTATACAGCTGTGCTGCAAacattttgcaaaacaaatataaagctTCTATAAATATAAAGCTTTGATCTGATTCTTTAACTTCCATTTGTGCAGATGACAAGATTTTCCTCTTACTTTTTTTCTGCATCAAGCACACTAACAAACTGTTGAGAAACACAATGCAGGGGATtcaaaataaatgatgcatatcTGATGTGAGCTCTTACCCACATAAGCGCCGAGTTCTTGCAACTTTCCTTTGATTGCAGTCTGAAAAACCAGAAATTACATTATTACAGGAGAAGTCTAAACAAAACATTACGTAGATcgatacattaatatttaaaagataaaaacacaTCATGAACATATCATGGTCCTGAAAGCTCATGTAACAGTGTTCCTGTTAAAAACACTATAGTAACGTACTCAGTGAAAAGCACTGATATTCAAACACAACTAACAAAACTTTTTACTATATTAAAGACACTCCagacacatttaataaaacagaaatgcagataaaaggcaaacaaacaaacaaaacacaagcagCAGCAGACACTCGGACTTTACAGGAAACATTCATTAAAGCCCAGCTGCAGGTTAGCTAGCACGCTAAACACTGCCGAAGCCTAAGCGCTGGAAACAGCTTACCCTTATTTTCTTGCTGATCTCAGTTCCGATCTCcatatttgtttggtttgttgtttcCACtcagattcaaaatattatttcaattaactgGACATTGAGAAAATAAGACAGAAGAACAGTTTGCCGTTGCTAGTCCTCGCGTGCCGCCTCTTTATTCATACTGCGCAGGCGCAGCCAGTtttaatttccttaaaataattttatttgataaaaacaattataaaagtGCCCAAAATGTAcaatagtttgttttaaaataccattcttttaaattgataattttttatataaataaaactaaataaacgtgtttttttattgtttgataatAAACAAGAATTAAGTATATAATGAATAACAATAGATCattgcattattaataaatgctaatatttatttattattatttttattttattattattttattttcttgatgaTTAGACCAGTTGAGTCATTAACTAAATCTTTCCTATAGAAAATGGTATAAAacgtgtttatttaatttttaatcaacaTGGATACAAAAATGgcaaactgttttttaaatatttcgcCTTCTTGGACAACTCATTTGTCAGTGAcagttaatataaattatttttgaagtctacctattttttccatttttttgtttaactgtgtatttttcatttttaaataatatatcgcTGTGTATAATTTAAACGTTATTTATATTTCACGCGAGCGCGTCACTCCTCCAGTCCGCCAGGGAGCGGTAACGCGCACGCACAGACACACGCGCTCTCTCACGCAGAAACACGCAAGACATCAACTGTCAAACGGCGTGAGTTTGATGAAATTTCGTCTTTAAATAAACGATCGAGAGTGAGAGGATGAGCTGGAGCTGTGTTATCATCTATAAACCATGAGAATAAAGAGGAATAACGTGACGGCGAGTTAGATCCGCTCGAGAGAAACGCAGATGTACTGATAGCGGAGGATTCAGGGGGATTTTACGGGCGGTAAACGATGAGCTGGCTCGGCAGAAACGCAGTGATCGGTCTCGGTGTCGGTGTGACGATCAGCACCGGCCTGGTCGCGTTATTGATCATTAAAGAAGCCCTCAGGAGGAGAAACCGCCGTCGCCTGCTGCTGCACAACACGAGCTCCGCGTTACAGACCGAAACCGGTAAGAACCCAAACACATCACAGCCTCCGTAATCTGTTTCACTTGTGTGTgactctgctgtgtgtgtgtatctgtgtgtgactctgctgtgtgtgtgtgtgtgttcagtagaCGCTGCGGTGAGCGGTTTATCCCCTGAGCAGCAGGTGGAGCTGAGGAAGACTCTGGATGAGGTGATGAAGAGCGTGTCCAGTCTGAGGAATGAGATCGCAGAGCTGCGGGACGGTCTGAGGGACATCAGCACCAGCATCGCTGAAGATGTCAAGTGGGTCAACTCTTTCTTCTCAACTGATTCTCACGGTGACCGGACAGGGACATGCTGCTCGCTCTATTCATGTTCACTTGTGGGAACGTCGTCATGTGTAGTGGCCACGCGATatgtaaacaaacctgcatgTCCATAGCAACCTGAAGTTATCAGAAATAGGAATTATTTAAACTTTCCCATTTTATTTTGAGTTAAGAATGAGAAGGGACATGGTGGGATTAAGACATGgccatattattatattaaactatattatgCACAATCTATAGACAACATTTGATTGACGTTTGAATGATGTTATTGTCAGTATATGTTAAAGGATATGTAATATAGACctgcaataaaacattttatgcatcCAACCCCACACACTATTAAATAAATCTATACACGTcatctcttatttttatttaatatttgtatgcattATTATTAGTTGTATTCAAAGATGGggagtaactgattacatgtaatctggattgcgtaatcagattccaagaattaagtacttgtaattagattaaattacattttaaaatactcgtaatcagactacagttacttttttatgggttacatattatttacacaatagcaatacatttttcataatttattgattctccatAATTGCTGTTTTTTATCTGTTAAAATTTCCTTTCTCAATAAAACctaccgcttatatacactcagagAGTCGtacagttttgtggacattcatcACACATTCATCAGTCATTAGTCAGGTACTTAATATTAAAGCCTATTAATGACtaaccaaattaaaattaaatgttatagcTTAATATCAATTTTAAATTCCCAAAATGTCATAGccaaagctttattggcatgattgttaagcatttacaaaacatatatggaatttaattattaaaatagataacagATATAGTTTAAATGAGTAAAGAGATACATAAAATGaaggggaaaatatatttgtgaccctggagcacaaaagcagttttaagtcgctggggtatatttgtagcaatagccaaaaatacattgtataggtcaaaattatcgattttccttttatgctaaaaatcattaggatattaagtaaagatcatgttccatgaagatattgtgtaaatttcctaccataaatataccaaaacttaatttatgattagtaatatgcattgtaaagaccttcatttggacaactttaaagatgattttctcaatattaggtttttttgcaccctcagattccagattttcaaatagttgtatctcgaccaaatattgtcatatcttaacaaaccacacatcaaatgaaagctttcagatgatgtataaatctcaatttcaagaaattgaaccttatgactggttttgtgctccagggtaaCATATGTACAAAAATCTTTACATTGTGcagaatttaatgtaatataggtataatataatatatataattataataaagccATGTCTTCATGTCATtctcaattcaaaataaaatgttaatgtattaataatcCCCATTTTCgataaagttgttgttttggaCATGCAGGTTTATTTACACACTGAACTCGTGGCGATGAGAAAATGTTGATTGTAGGATCTCAAGTCCAAAAATGAAGTGAGATGACCTCTTAGTCATCTCACCTGGGCATCTCTGTCACCTCAGTGTCTCTTCTGTCTCCTCTGAGTCGTCTTCATCTCATCTGCCTCTGTTGTCTCACTCCTTCCAGGAAGACTGTGGAGGAGAGTCAGAGATCGCGGCGGCGGCGCACGCTCATGCTGAGGGAACGCTCTGAATCCATGAGCTCCAGCTCTATTTACTTCACCGCCAGCGCCGGGGTCGCCAGTCTCTGTGACGACAGCGAGGTCGGGTAAGTCTTGTCTGCCGGGGTGCCGTGTAGCTCTTGAGGCTGTGTTCGTTTCAGCAGCTGAGCTCTTCACAGGTACTCCACGGCCTATTCCAACGCCGAGTCCGACTACACGGACAGAGAGACGGATCGCGAGACGGATAAAGATGATGAGGATGACGGGAGGGACTCTGAGGAGGAGAGCTGCGCCACGGTGCTCACGCTGAGACAGGACGAGGAAGAGGACGATGAAGATGCCGGGCTGATGGAGGACTGTTTAACAGATATTCCCAGCCCTGAACTCGCCCTCCTGCTCACCCAGTGTGATCTGCTGCATGCAGGGGATTCTGGGAAAAAAGCAGAGGGCTTCCAGCTGCTGATGGAGAACAGACCGCTGGTGAGATATTTAATGATAACTGAAGAGATATAtgaaaaaatggtttcaaattgcacattttttgatAATATTCAGTGTAAAAGAATTACTGTAACATGACTGTTTTGCTTTTTCActaactttcattcagcaaggatgcatacaattgattaaaagtgactgtaaatgcAATTATACTTTTGaaactatttctatttcaaataaatactgttctttttaactttctgttcatcaaaaatattaagaagcacaacattttcaacattgataataaaaataactgcttctctagcaacaaatcagcatattagaaagatttctgaagggtcatgtgacactgaactgctgaaattcagctttgaacagaggaatgacattttactgtattttaatcacataaatgcaacctgggtgagcagaagagacttctttcaaaaaatctaaCTTTTGAATCATTGTGTCTATTTAATAATACTTAAACATGAAGTATTTAGTTAATGATCTaatgcaaattatataaatagtttaatttgtattttcatttagtatttaatttataaatgtaaaattaaaaacattaaaattctaaatattttacaatgtaaataagagtGAAATGTTCACGCATTTTACAAGACCACAAAAACATACAGACTTCAAAGTAAAGGTAAAtcatataaactgtaataaaatagcgtttctttgtgtatgtgtggtcagtATGCTGATAACGTGGAGTTCATGTGGCGACTGGCCCGTGCCTGCAGTGATATGTGTGAGACGGCGGAcaacagagaagaaaagagaaactaCGCTGAGCAAGGTGAGGAAAAATCCCATGAGTGAGCACACTTCCTAACATCATGCTTTGAGAAAAACACTGCAAAGGCTAGGAAACATCCCCTGCTTAGTGTTGAGGGAGCATTACACACTCCGTGAGGACTTATAATATACAGTTCCTGCACTGACCGTTGACCTTTTGACACTGAAGGTCATTATGAGGCAGAGGCAGCGCTGACGAGGAATGGACTGAGCGCTGATTGTCACAAGTGGTATGAGAAACCACACACATATTCATCTTTACTGTATGAGATGAGTTTTCATGTCTGTAGTTTATAATATGTCTGCTCTCTCAGGTTTGCCATCCTGGCGCGCGTGTCTTCACAGTACGAGAGCATTCACGGAAAACTGAAAAGCGGTCGCGTCCTGAAGGTGAGCCTGTGAGGCTTTATGTCAGTGTTGCAGATGAACATGAGGGTATTCTTTCCTGAGTCGTGTGTTTAATGACTGTGTTTGTTCTCGATGTACTGACAGGAGCATTTGGACCGAGCTTTGGCTCTACGTGATGATGATCCCATCTGTTTCTATCTGCTCGGCCGCTGGTGTTTAGAGGTCAGATCTGGCTGCTAAAACAAAGCCAGCAGTCTCTGGAATCATTCATAGTGCTTGCTAATCCTCCCTGGACAAAAAGTCAATAGGATTTTGGATTATTGTAGAAAATAAGCTTTGTTGCTAGatcatcaagataatcttcacaactGAAAACTTTTATAGCTTTTGAAGCTCAAATAAAGTCAACAGAATTTTATCTGTAAGGGCTTGTCACATTACACATTGTTTTAACCCTCTGATGCTCTTCAGCTATTTTTGACCAACAAAAATGCaccttttgttttttacaattgttttcttttcatcGGAATGGTACAAAACGTTGTACtggttttggcattttttttgtgaacacagaaaaaaaatcatggacaAAACGGccctgaaaaaaaagtgcaacagaggaaatgaatgggaaacaaTTTAATAGTGGAAACGTTTGGTACCGCGCCTAGACAAAATCTCACTGAAAGCTAATACTCTGAGATATCAGTCTCAAACTTGTTTGGATTTACGGCTTTGATTTTCTCTCAGTTTTAGAGTAAAAAGTGTTtcagaaaatatgtatttcatataaaattagAAAGTTTAAACTTCTgtaactttttcactttttaaacttttttttcacttaagcAATAATCTACCCAGTGCCTTTTTTCAAAAATAGATCAAACTCAAAATTTACAACAGTTAAACTTCTAACTATGCTCAAAAAGTGGTCCAACATGTAAAAATGGATTATAAATACAGCATAAATATAATGTAGTACTATAAAATATGCTCAAAATGTGGTTTGACATGTAaaaatggattatatatatataatatatatatatatatatatatatatatgtatgtatgtatgtatgtatgtatgtatgtgtataaaagTTAATTGCTGATGttaacatgtttgtgtgtgtattgtaggTGAGCTCTCTGGGTTGGCTGGAGAGGAAAACTGCTGCCACGCTTTATGAAACTCCTCCCACATCCTCACTGAATGAAGCTCTGGAGAACTTCCTCAAGGTAAAGACGAGTCTTATATACAGCTTCAACAACTGAGAAGATTCATTACATTCATGCTGATGTTTCTGATTGTCTGATCTCTAGGCAGAGGAGTTAAATCCAGGCTTCTCCAAAACAGTCCGCCTCTATATC
The sequence above is drawn from the Cyprinus carpio isolate SPL01 chromosome B20, ASM1834038v1, whole genome shotgun sequence genome and encodes:
- the rmdn3 gene encoding regulator of microtubule dynamics protein 3 isoform X2, which encodes MSWLGRNAVIGLGVGVTISTGLVALLIIKEALRRRNRRRLLLHNTSSALQTETDAAVSGLSPEQQVELRKTLDEVMKSVSSLRNEIAELRDGLRDISTSIAEDVKKTVEESQRSRRRRTLMLRERSESMSSSSIYFTASAGVASLCDDSEVGYSTAYSNAESDYTDRETDRETDKDDEDDGRDSEEESCATVLTLRQDEEEDDEDAGLMEDCLTDIPSPELALLLTQCDLLHAGDSGKKAEGFQLLMENRPLYADNVEFMWRLARACSDMCETADNREEKRNYAEQGHYEAEAALTRNGLSADCHKWFAILARVSSQYESIHGKLKSGRVLKEHLDRALALRDDDPICFYLLGRWCLEVSSLGWLERKTAATLYETPPTSSLNEALENFLKAEELNPGFSKTVRLYIAKCHKELGNMSEARNWVQLAVSTPAGANEDSDSAALQEELKALIDSTTDQSKQ
- the rmdn3 gene encoding regulator of microtubule dynamics protein 3 isoform X1 — encoded protein: MSWLGRNAVIGLGVGVTISTGLVALLIIKEALRRRNRRRLLLHNTSSALQTETVDAAVSGLSPEQQVELRKTLDEVMKSVSSLRNEIAELRDGLRDISTSIAEDVKKTVEESQRSRRRRTLMLRERSESMSSSSIYFTASAGVASLCDDSEVGYSTAYSNAESDYTDRETDRETDKDDEDDGRDSEEESCATVLTLRQDEEEDDEDAGLMEDCLTDIPSPELALLLTQCDLLHAGDSGKKAEGFQLLMENRPLYADNVEFMWRLARACSDMCETADNREEKRNYAEQGHYEAEAALTRNGLSADCHKWFAILARVSSQYESIHGKLKSGRVLKEHLDRALALRDDDPICFYLLGRWCLEVSSLGWLERKTAATLYETPPTSSLNEALENFLKAEELNPGFSKTVRLYIAKCHKELGNMSEARNWVQLAVSTPAGANEDSDSAALQEELKALIDSTTDQSKQ